Proteins encoded together in one Acholeplasma hippikon window:
- the sufC gene encoding Fe-S cluster assembly ATPase SufC, which translates to MSTLNIRNLHVSIEDKEILKGVDLVVNSGEVHAIMGPNGTGKSTLASSLMGHPKYQVTEGSASLDGEDLLEMEVDERARAGLFLAMQYPQEVSGVTNSDFMRSALKAVRGEDIPLIKFIMEYEKNAEELKMREDLPHRYLNEGFSGGERKRNEILQLKTLKPKFAILDEIDSGLDIDALRIVGENVNKMISPEFGCILITHYQRILDYIKPTHVHIMINGKIVLTGGQELITKIDQNGYEWVKEELGIDFEAGKE; encoded by the coding sequence ATGTCAACTTTAAATATTAGAAATCTCCATGTTTCAATCGAAGATAAAGAGATTCTTAAGGGTGTAGACTTAGTTGTTAATTCAGGTGAAGTCCACGCAATTATGGGTCCAAACGGAACAGGTAAATCTACATTAGCTTCTTCATTAATGGGACACCCAAAATACCAAGTAACAGAAGGTAGTGCATCATTAGATGGCGAAGATTTATTAGAAATGGAAGTAGATGAAAGAGCAAGAGCAGGTTTATTCTTAGCTATGCAATATCCACAAGAAGTTTCAGGTGTTACAAATTCAGACTTTATGAGAAGTGCTTTAAAAGCAGTTCGTGGTGAAGATATCCCATTAATCAAATTTATTATGGAATATGAAAAGAATGCTGAAGAATTAAAAATGAGAGAAGATCTTCCTCACCGTTACCTAAATGAAGGTTTCTCAGGTGGAGAAAGAAAAAGAAATGAAATTCTTCAATTAAAGACTTTAAAACCTAAGTTCGCAATTTTAGATGAAATCGATTCAGGTTTAGATATCGATGCATTAAGAATTGTTGGTGAGAATGTTAATAAGATGATTTCACCAGAGTTTGGTTGTATCTTAATTACGCACTATCAAAGAATTTTAGATTATATTAAACCAACTCACGTTCATATCATGATTAATGGTAAAATCGTGTTAACTGGTGGACAAGAATTAATCACTAAGATTGATCAAAATGGTTATGAATGGGTTAAAGAAGAGTTAGGAATCGATTTCGAAGCTGGTAAGGAATAA
- a CDS encoding SufD family Fe-S cluster assembly protein: protein MSQIIISKDRSFQSIPGVIITDSGITIQKNAHLTETVTIKVLDRTLEKFDVTVEESASAKVILSIDDHVEGSADYYINFAAKANANLKFLLISNIQTEKSVVHLKGNLYRDANINFMASFVSHKIDAVIHLDLVEPGASLKVRTITISAKDNVQNLDVHMIHHAPHTTAEMTNIAIAGENGIVRLNGVGEVLKGMVDSSAFQTLRGIITNDKAQIDVNPILIIDEYDIQAAGHAATVGKLEEETLYYLMSRGLTLEEATKLIINGFLRPVIDEIDDEVIKENVINLVNERI from the coding sequence ATGAGTCAAATTATTATTTCTAAAGACCGTTCATTTCAATCAATTCCTGGAGTCATTATTACTGATTCAGGAATTACTATTCAAAAAAATGCTCATTTAACCGAAACAGTAACTATTAAAGTTTTAGACAGAACCTTAGAAAAATTTGATGTAACTGTTGAAGAAAGTGCTTCTGCAAAAGTCATCTTATCGATTGATGATCATGTAGAAGGAAGCGCTGATTATTATATTAATTTTGCTGCTAAGGCAAATGCAAACTTAAAATTCTTACTAATCAGCAACATTCAAACAGAAAAATCAGTAGTTCATTTAAAAGGTAATTTATATAGAGATGCAAATATTAATTTTATGGCAAGTTTCGTAAGTCATAAGATTGATGCAGTTATCCACTTAGATTTAGTTGAACCAGGTGCTTCATTAAAGGTTCGTACAATTACAATCTCAGCAAAAGATAACGTTCAAAATCTAGATGTTCACATGATTCACCATGCGCCACATACAACAGCTGAAATGACAAATATTGCCATTGCAGGTGAAAATGGTATTGTGAGATTAAATGGTGTAGGTGAAGTCTTAAAAGGAATGGTTGATTCAAGCGCATTCCAAACATTAAGAGGGATTATCACAAATGATAAAGCTCAAATTGATGTTAACCCAATTCTAATTATCGATGAATATGATATTCAAGCTGCAGGACATGCTGCAACAGTTGGTAAATTAGAAGAAGAAACATTATACTACTTAATGAGTAGAGGATTAACTTTAGAAGAAGCCACAAAGTTAATCATTAATGGATTCTTAAGACCAGTCATTGATGAAATTGATGATGAAGTCATTAAAGAAAATGTTATTAATTTAGTAAACGAAAGAATATAG
- a CDS encoding aminotransferase class V-fold PLP-dependent enzyme, which yields MNVDRIKKQFPIFKKHPEIHFFDSAASSLKHKDAIKSLSDYLAYNGTNVHRGVYKLAAEATDLYEGARAKVADFIHADVSEIVFTKSTTHAINMLAYAIQDLINEGDEIVISELEHHSNLLPWLNLAEKKKAVVKFIPLEKGSITISNFKKVLSKKTKLVVTHHISNVFGYVAPIKKMIELAHKVGAYVFVDCAQSASQVEIDAKKLDIDFLAFSGHKMYGPNGIGVLYGKKNLLEMINPAEFGGEMVDKVHLDKESTYKAVPYKFESGTPPIAEAIGLASAIDFIKKGNRKAKYQYTLNLRNYILENLKDEKGITIYNKDFDTNLITLNIDGVHPHDVASFLDSMEVCVRAGHHCNQLTMRYLEQNATIRASVGIYNTIEDCDVLIKALKETRDFFIGF from the coding sequence ATGAATGTAGATCGAATTAAAAAACAGTTTCCAATTTTTAAAAAACATCCTGAGATTCACTTTTTTGATTCTGCAGCATCAAGTTTAAAGCATAAGGACGCAATCAAAAGTTTATCGGATTATTTAGCATACAATGGCACAAACGTACACCGTGGTGTTTATAAATTAGCTGCGGAAGCAACTGATTTATATGAAGGCGCACGTGCTAAAGTTGCTGATTTTATTCATGCAGATGTAAGTGAAATTGTTTTTACAAAGTCTACAACACATGCGATTAACATGCTTGCTTATGCTATTCAAGATTTAATTAATGAAGGTGATGAAATTGTGATTTCTGAATTAGAACATCACTCAAATTTACTTCCTTGGTTAAATTTAGCTGAAAAGAAAAAGGCAGTTGTTAAGTTTATTCCCCTTGAAAAAGGTTCAATTACAATATCTAACTTTAAAAAAGTGTTAAGTAAAAAAACTAAATTAGTTGTGACACATCATATCTCAAATGTGTTTGGATATGTTGCTCCAATTAAGAAAATGATTGAACTAGCACATAAAGTTGGTGCTTATGTCTTTGTTGACTGTGCACAAAGCGCGAGTCAAGTTGAAATAGATGCGAAGAAATTAGATATTGATTTCTTAGCATTTTCTGGACACAAGATGTATGGACCAAATGGTATTGGTGTTTTATATGGTAAGAAAAACTTACTTGAAATGATAAATCCTGCTGAATTTGGTGGAGAAATGGTTGATAAGGTTCATCTAGATAAAGAATCAACATATAAAGCTGTGCCTTATAAATTTGAATCAGGTACGCCACCGATTGCAGAAGCAATTGGTTTAGCGAGTGCAATTGACTTTATTAAGAAAGGCAATCGCAAAGCTAAATACCAATACACATTAAATTTAAGAAATTATATTTTAGAAAATTTAAAAGATGAAAAAGGAATTACGATTTACAACAAAGATTTTGACACAAATCTAATTACTTTAAATATTGATGGGGTGCATCCACATGACGTTGCCAGCTTCTTAGATAGCATGGAAGTCTGTGTGAGAGCAGGACATCATTGTAACCAATTAACCATGAGATATTTAGAGCAAAATGCCACTATTCGTGCTTCAGTAGGTATATATAATACAATTGAAGACTGTGATGTATTGATTAAAGCGTTAAAAGAAACACGTGATTTCTTCATCGGTTTTTGA
- the sufU gene encoding Fe-S cluster assembly sulfur transfer protein SufU gives MDLKALYREVIMDHYKNPKNKGLVNDETYFTVHLNNPTCGDDITVQLLVKDGIIKDMRHQGIGCSICCSSASVASVTLIGKTLSEGLKTINEFYELIKGNPFNEKLLDGDALAYQTVHQFPARVKCATLGWKAFEQAILVKDKEISNG, from the coding sequence ATGGACTTAAAAGCATTATACAGAGAAGTAATTATGGATCATTATAAGAATCCAAAAAATAAGGGATTAGTCAATGATGAAACGTATTTTACAGTCCATTTAAATAACCCAACTTGTGGTGATGATATCACAGTTCAGTTACTTGTTAAAGACGGTATCATTAAAGATATGCGTCATCAAGGTATTGGATGTTCAATTTGTTGTTCATCAGCAAGCGTCGCTTCAGTCACTTTAATTGGTAAAACATTAAGTGAAGGGCTCAAAACGATTAATGAGTTTTATGAACTCATCAAAGGTAATCCATTTAATGAAAAATTATTAGATGGGGATGCCTTAGCGTATCAAACTGTTCACCAGTTTCCAGCTCGCGTGAAATGCGCAACCTTAGGTTGGAAAGCTTTTGAACAAGCTATCCTAGTTAAAGATAAGGAGATTTCAAATGGATGA
- the sufB gene encoding Fe-S cluster assembly protein SufB produces the protein MDDTKKKVNEIIGEYQYGFITDSKPVMDTGKGINEDIVRQISEIKKEPAWMTEFRLKAYKNFVEIPNPSWGPNLEFINFDEITYYIKPSDKAATTWDEVPTNIKDTFERLGIPQAERNYLAGVSTQFESEVVYHNTQKELEDLGVIYCDTDTALREHPELVKEYFGTVVPMNDNKYAALNSAVWSGGSFIYIPKGVKVTKPLQSYFRINSEQSGQFERTLIIVDEGAYVNYVEGCTAPVYSKDSLHAAIVEIIVKKDATCRYTTIQNWSNNVINLVTKRAFVYENGHMEWIDGNIGSNVNMKYPSCILLGEHAKGTTISIAFAGANQWQDAGARMIHVAPNTTSSIVSKSIARGGGKVNYRGKVVFGKNAKGAKANIECDTILLDGMSTSDTIPTNVIKNSDVFLQHEATVSKISEEQLFYLMSRGLTEEEATEMIVMGFIEPFAKELPMEYAVELNQLIKLEMEGSLG, from the coding sequence ATGGATGATACTAAAAAGAAAGTAAATGAGATTATTGGTGAATACCAATATGGGTTCATTACTGATAGCAAGCCAGTCATGGATACCGGTAAAGGTATCAATGAAGACATTGTTAGACAAATTTCAGAAATTAAAAAAGAACCAGCTTGGATGACTGAATTCAGATTAAAAGCTTATAAAAACTTTGTTGAAATTCCTAATCCATCTTGGGGACCAAACTTAGAATTTATTAACTTTGATGAGATTACATACTACATTAAACCAAGTGATAAAGCAGCAACAACTTGGGATGAAGTACCAACAAACATCAAAGATACATTTGAACGTTTAGGTATTCCACAAGCTGAAAGAAACTACCTTGCAGGTGTTTCTACGCAATTCGAATCGGAAGTTGTTTATCATAATACACAAAAAGAATTAGAAGATTTAGGTGTAATCTACTGTGATACAGATACAGCTTTAAGAGAACACCCAGAATTAGTAAAAGAATATTTTGGTACAGTTGTACCAATGAATGATAACAAATATGCAGCACTTAACTCTGCTGTATGGAGTGGTGGATCATTTATTTATATTCCTAAAGGCGTTAAAGTAACTAAACCTTTACAATCTTACTTTAGAATTAACTCTGAACAATCAGGTCAATTTGAAAGAACATTAATTATTGTTGATGAAGGTGCATATGTGAACTACGTTGAAGGATGTACTGCACCAGTTTATTCAAAAGATTCATTACATGCTGCAATCGTTGAAATTATTGTTAAAAAAGATGCTACATGTCGTTATACAACAATCCAAAACTGGAGTAACAACGTTATTAACTTAGTAACTAAACGTGCGTTTGTTTATGAAAATGGACACATGGAATGGATCGATGGTAACATCGGTTCAAATGTTAACATGAAGTATCCATCATGTATTTTACTTGGAGAACATGCAAAAGGAACAACAATTTCAATTGCTTTTGCTGGCGCTAACCAATGGCAAGATGCTGGTGCAAGAATGATTCACGTTGCCCCTAATACAACATCAAGTATTGTATCTAAGTCAATTGCTCGTGGTGGTGGTAAAGTTAACTATCGTGGTAAAGTTGTCTTTGGTAAAAATGCTAAAGGTGCTAAAGCAAATATCGAATGTGACACCATTCTTTTAGACGGTATGTCAACATCAGATACAATCCCAACAAATGTTATTAAAAACTCAGATGTATTCTTACAACATGAAGCAACAGTTTCTAAAATTTCAGAAGAACAACTATTCTATCTAATGAGCCGTGGTTTAACTGAAGAAGAAGCGACTGAAATGATTGTTATGGGATTCATTGAACCATTTGCAAAAGAACTTCCTATGGAATATGCGGTTGAATTAAACCAATTAATCAAACTTGAAATGGAAGGTTCATTAGGATAA
- a CDS encoding competence protein ComK: MINYIKNDFDGGMTYPNKELIERSALGVIKKLCMRNLFTLEGYLKATKKTFNLGYKVPIYINDHHIFIYTKALKDYDNIFINYTEIKEVKSNKFGIEITFNNLEKIEVKLSIKNYKRLVMTIFSLYKYKESLV; encoded by the coding sequence ATGATTAACTATATTAAAAATGATTTTGACGGTGGCATGACTTATCCAAATAAAGAACTAATAGAACGTAGTGCACTAGGTGTGATAAAAAAGTTATGTATGAGAAACTTGTTTACATTAGAAGGCTATTTGAAGGCAACTAAAAAAACTTTTAATCTTGGTTATAAGGTTCCAATTTATATTAATGACCATCATATTTTTATTTACACCAAAGCATTAAAAGACTATGATAATATATTTATCAATTATACTGAAATTAAAGAAGTAAAAAGTAATAAATTTGGAATTGAAATTACCTTTAATAATCTAGAAAAAATAGAGGTGAAGTTATCAATTAAAAATTATAAAAGATTAGTCATGACTATATTTAGTTTATATAAATATAAAGAAAGTTTAGTATGA
- a CDS encoding phosphoglycerate kinase: MAKKTLRDIELNGKKVLVRVDFNVPLAKDGSITDDTRIVAALPTIKYVMEKGGKAILFSHLGRIKTADDKATNSMRPVAERLSQLINKPVKFVGETRGAELEAAINELQPGEVLMFENTRFEDLDGNKESKNNPELGAYWASLGDVFINDAFGTAHRAHASNVGISSNIKEAVAGLLLEKEINFIGGALENPERPFVAILGGAKVSDKIEVITNLLNVADKVLIGGGMAFTFLKAMGYEVGKSLVELDKVDLAKELLAKANGKIELGFDVVTGKAFAADTETNIRDFDKIPVDEMGLDIGPKTIARFKEIIASAKTVVWNGPQGVFEMPAFENGTKQVALALAAIKDKATTIVGGGDSAAAVAQFGLEADFSHISTGGGASLEYLEGKVLPGIAAVHEI; the protein is encoded by the coding sequence ATGGCTAAAAAGACATTAAGAGATATCGAATTAAATGGCAAAAAAGTTTTAGTTCGTGTTGATTTCAACGTTCCATTAGCAAAAGATGGATCAATCACAGACGATACTAGAATCGTTGCTGCATTACCTACAATTAAGTATGTAATGGAAAAAGGTGGAAAGGCAATCTTGTTCTCACACTTAGGAAGAATTAAGACTGCTGATGATAAAGCAACTAACTCAATGAGACCAGTTGCTGAAAGATTAAGCCAATTAATTAACAAACCTGTTAAATTTGTTGGTGAAACAAGAGGGGCTGAATTAGAAGCAGCAATCAACGAATTACAACCTGGTGAGGTTTTAATGTTTGAAAACACTAGATTTGAAGACCTAGATGGTAACAAAGAATCTAAGAACAATCCTGAATTAGGCGCATACTGGGCTTCATTAGGTGACGTATTCATCAATGATGCATTCGGTACAGCTCACAGAGCACACGCTTCAAACGTTGGTATTTCATCAAACATTAAAGAAGCTGTAGCTGGTTTATTATTAGAAAAAGAAATCAACTTCATCGGTGGAGCTTTAGAAAATCCTGAAAGACCATTCGTGGCTATCTTAGGTGGAGCTAAAGTATCTGATAAGATCGAAGTGATTACAAACTTATTAAACGTTGCTGATAAAGTATTAATCGGTGGCGGTATGGCATTCACATTCCTAAAAGCTATGGGATATGAAGTTGGTAAATCATTAGTAGAATTAGATAAAGTAGATTTAGCTAAAGAATTATTAGCTAAGGCTAATGGTAAGATTGAATTAGGATTCGATGTTGTTACAGGTAAAGCATTCGCTGCTGATACTGAAACAAATATTAGAGACTTCGATAAGATCCCTGTTGATGAAATGGGATTAGATATCGGACCTAAGACTATTGCAAGATTCAAAGAAATTATTGCCTCTGCTAAGACAGTTGTTTGGAACGGACCTCAAGGTGTATTCGAAATGCCTGCATTCGAAAACGGTACTAAACAAGTTGCATTAGCATTAGCTGCTATCAAAGATAAAGCAACTACAATCGTTGGTGGTGGTGACTCAGCTGCTGCAGTAGCACAATTCGGCTTAGAAGCAGACTTCTCACACATCTCAACTGGTGGCGGAGCTTCACTAGAATATCTAGAAGGTAAAGTATTACCAGGTATCGCTGCTGTACACGAGATTTAA
- a CDS encoding helix-turn-helix domain-containing protein: MDIGKKIRALRLGNNLTQEELANRLELTKGYISQLENNLTSPSIQTLFAILEVLGVETHEFFSKPEDEDAKIVFTKEDFYEKESPELGSLISWIVPNAQKYEMEPIMIELKPGGQSRIDDSHPGEEFGYVLEGQITLVLNKKRFIVKKGETFYYMANKEHYLINTGGSVARVLWISTPPMF; encoded by the coding sequence ATGGACATTGGCAAGAAGATTAGGGCGCTAAGATTAGGAAATAATTTGACTCAAGAAGAACTTGCTAATAGATTAGAACTTACTAAAGGCTACATATCTCAATTAGAAAATAATTTAACTTCTCCATCTATACAAACATTATTCGCAATACTAGAAGTATTAGGTGTAGAAACTCATGAATTTTTCTCAAAACCTGAAGACGAAGATGCAAAAATCGTATTCACAAAAGAAGATTTTTATGAAAAAGAATCTCCAGAACTAGGATCTTTAATCTCATGGATAGTGCCAAACGCCCAAAAATACGAAATGGAGCCTATCATGATTGAGCTTAAACCAGGCGGTCAATCAAGAATTGATGACTCCCATCCCGGTGAGGAGTTTGGTTACGTTCTAGAAGGTCAAATTACACTAGTATTAAATAAAAAAAGATTTATAGTTAAAAAAGGCGAGACTTTTTACTACATGGCAAACAAAGAGCACTACTTGATTAACACCGGAGGAAGCGTTGCTCGTGTATTATGGATTTCTACGCCACCCATGTTCTAA
- a CDS encoding HPr family phosphocarrier protein gives MEKEIIIGSTAGLHATLAAKVVQTASKYAVDIKLYYKDKTVDLKSILGLMSLAVPKGENVKIVAAGPHAEEAIKEIASILG, from the coding sequence ATGGAAAAAGAAATCATTATTGGTTCTACTGCAGGACTACACGCAACATTAGCTGCTAAAGTTGTTCAAACAGCTTCTAAATACGCAGTTGATATTAAACTTTATTACAAAGATAAGACTGTAGATTTAAAGTCAATCTTAGGTTTAATGAGTTTAGCTGTTCCTAAAGGCGAAAACGTTAAGATTGTAGCTGCTGGTCCTCACGCAGAAGAAGCCATTAAAGAAATTGCTTCAATTTTAGGATAA
- the tpiA gene encoding triose-phosphate isomerase, whose protein sequence is MSKRIPVIAANWKMYKTKDEALAFIFAVNEKVPARTEVESIICAPSILLNLLVKREGENLRIGAQNMHYLDEGAYTGENSPLQVKSAGAEYILIGHSERRSYYNETDETVNLKMVAAFKHELTPILCVGEVLSERESGATKAVLDQQLEKAFLNISAEQALNTIIAYEPVWAIGTGKTATPQMANETIKDVRAKVAALYGNEVADGIRILYGGSVKPDNIKVLLEESDIDGALIGGAALDPNNFLVFTEAASNKK, encoded by the coding sequence ATGAGCAAAAGAATACCAGTTATTGCTGCAAACTGGAAAATGTATAAAACTAAAGACGAAGCTTTAGCTTTTATCTTTGCAGTAAATGAAAAAGTACCTGCGCGTACTGAAGTTGAATCAATTATTTGTGCACCATCAATTTTATTAAATCTTTTAGTTAAACGCGAAGGCGAAAACTTAAGAATTGGTGCTCAAAATATGCACTATTTAGATGAAGGTGCTTATACTGGTGAAAACTCACCATTACAAGTAAAATCTGCTGGAGCTGAGTACATCTTAATTGGTCACTCAGAAAGAAGATCTTACTATAATGAAACAGATGAAACAGTTAACTTAAAAATGGTTGCTGCATTCAAACATGAATTAACCCCAATCCTATGCGTAGGTGAAGTGTTAAGTGAAAGAGAATCAGGAGCAACTAAAGCTGTTTTAGATCAACAATTAGAAAAAGCATTCTTAAATATCTCAGCTGAACAAGCTTTAAATACAATTATTGCTTATGAACCAGTTTGGGCTATCGGTACAGGTAAAACTGCTACTCCACAAATGGCTAACGAAACAATTAAAGACGTTCGTGCTAAAGTTGCTGCTTTATATGGTAACGAAGTTGCTGATGGCATCCGTATTTTATACGGTGGATCAGTTAAACCAGATAACATTAAAGTGTTATTAGAAGAATCAGACATCGATGGCGCATTAATCGGTGGAGCTGCATTAGATCCAAACAACTTCTTAGTATTCACAGAAGCTGCTTCAAACAAAAAGTAA
- the rpsD gene encoding 30S ribosomal protein S4, producing the protein MSRFTGSTWKVSRRLGYSISESGKELKKRPFAPGQHGQRRGKLSDYGTQLQEKQKVRFVYGVSEKQFRKTFEEAGKLQGKHGENFLKMLESRLDNIVYRLGFAATRAQARQLVNHGHILVDGKKVDIPSYRLQPGQKISLKEKSANLAVVKAALEAQFSKVDYVALDANNVGTFSRLPERNEFLQDINEQLIVEFYNR; encoded by the coding sequence ATGTCACGTTTTACAGGTTCAACTTGGAAAGTTTCTAGACGTTTAGGTTATTCAATTTCTGAATCAGGAAAAGAATTAAAGAAGAGACCTTTCGCTCCAGGACAACATGGTCAACGCCGTGGTAAATTATCAGACTATGGTACACAATTACAAGAAAAACAAAAAGTTCGTTTTGTATATGGTGTATCTGAAAAACAATTCAGAAAAACTTTTGAAGAAGCTGGTAAGTTACAAGGTAAACATGGTGAGAACTTCTTAAAGATGTTAGAATCTAGATTAGATAATATCGTTTATCGTTTAGGTTTCGCAGCTACAAGAGCTCAAGCTAGACAATTAGTTAACCATGGACACATCTTAGTAGATGGTAAAAAAGTAGATATTCCATCATATCGTTTACAACCAGGACAAAAAATCTCTTTAAAAGAAAAGAGTGCAAACTTAGCAGTTGTTAAAGCTGCTTTAGAAGCTCAATTCAGTAAAGTTGATTATGTTGCTTTAGACGCAAACAATGTTGGAACATTCTCAAGATTACCAGAAAGAAATGAATTCTTACAAGATATCAACGAACAATTAATCGTCGAATTCTACAACAGATAA
- a CDS encoding GAF domain-containing protein has translation MNYVFLLESAKSLLQDSPNNLSLLSNASAFIKDNFDNLNWVGFYLFDGTKLTLGPFQGKVACEIIHPGRGVCGTAYVTKETQVIPDVHAIDNHIACDAASMSETVIPIMNHGEVWGVFDLDAPITNRFDEEFVDFLQKYVEILTKYIDFNKSLI, from the coding sequence ATGAACTATGTGTTTTTATTAGAAAGTGCAAAGTCACTTTTACAAGATTCCCCAAACAATTTATCTTTATTAAGTAATGCATCTGCATTTATTAAAGATAATTTTGATAACCTCAATTGGGTAGGGTTTTATCTATTTGATGGAACTAAATTAACACTTGGACCTTTCCAAGGAAAGGTAGCCTGCGAAATCATTCATCCAGGTAGAGGTGTATGCGGCACTGCATACGTTACAAAAGAAACTCAAGTCATACCTGATGTTCACGCAATCGATAATCATATTGCATGTGATGCGGCAAGTATGTCAGAAACTGTGATTCCAATTATGAATCATGGAGAAGTATGGGGTGTATTTGATTTAGATGCACCAATTACCAATCGTTTTGATGAAGAATTTGTTGATTTTCTTCAAAAATATGTAGAAATCCTAACCAAATACATTGACTTTAATAAGAGTTTAATATAA
- the thiI gene encoding tRNA uracil 4-sulfurtransferase ThiI, with product MKDIILVRFGDLVLKGKNKPTFINQVKKLLRAKLKECNVEFEYQHDRIFIHLKENNKEQVLKQLSYVSGVQSYSFVYKCENDLDKIADLAVEVIHKEIEMPTTFKVETKRADKKFPMSSLEISQTLAAKILPRVKELTVDVRNPKQVLNVEIRHDSAYLYVGKIPGLGGYPIGLGGKGLVMLSGGIDSPVAAYLMMKQGVEVELFHFESTPLTPLESVQKVIDIAKKLALFMPNNRIKLHLVPFTKMHTEILRFVDDSYIITIMRRMMYRLGEMFASERNLLTLINGESVGQVASQTLDSIKVVENVTNIPILRPVITYDKIDIIRIAEKIDTFDISIRAFNDCCSIYVPKNPVTHPKIDKAELEETKFDFKPLLAETIAGIRTVIIKPDTDFEIANYGFEVSDAITNYYGEKHGN from the coding sequence ATGAAAGATATTATATTAGTAAGATTTGGTGATTTAGTGTTAAAAGGTAAGAATAAACCTACATTTATCAACCAAGTTAAAAAATTACTTAGAGCAAAATTAAAAGAATGTAATGTAGAATTTGAATATCAACATGATAGAATTTTCATTCATTTAAAAGAAAACAATAAAGAACAAGTATTAAAACAATTGAGTTACGTTTCTGGTGTACAAAGTTATTCGTTTGTATATAAATGTGAAAACGATCTAGATAAAATTGCTGATTTAGCTGTTGAAGTCATTCATAAAGAAATTGAAATGCCTACAACATTTAAAGTAGAAACAAAAAGAGCGGATAAAAAGTTCCCAATGAGTTCTCTTGAGATTTCTCAAACATTAGCAGCTAAAATTTTACCTAGAGTAAAAGAATTAACAGTTGATGTAAGAAATCCAAAACAAGTATTGAACGTTGAAATCAGACATGATTCAGCTTATTTATACGTAGGTAAAATTCCTGGACTTGGTGGATATCCAATTGGTTTAGGTGGAAAAGGTTTAGTCATGTTATCTGGTGGTATTGATTCACCAGTTGCAGCATATTTAATGATGAAGCAAGGTGTTGAAGTGGAGTTATTCCATTTTGAATCTACACCATTAACACCATTAGAATCAGTTCAAAAAGTAATCGATATTGCTAAGAAATTAGCATTATTTATGCCTAATAATCGTATTAAATTGCATTTAGTACCATTTACTAAGATGCATACTGAAATCTTAAGATTTGTTGATGATTCTTATATTATTACGATCATGAGAAGAATGATGTATCGTTTAGGTGAAATGTTTGCCAGCGAAAGAAACTTATTAACATTAATTAATGGTGAATCAGTAGGTCAAGTTGCGAGCCAAACATTAGATTCAATCAAGGTTGTAGAAAATGTTACTAACATTCCAATTTTAAGACCTGTGATTACTTATGATAAAATTGATATTATAAGAATTGCTGAAAAGATTGATACATTTGATATTTCAATTAGAGCATTTAATGACTGCTGTTCTATTTATGTACCTAAAAATCCTGTAACACATCCTAAGATTGATAAAGCAGAATTAGAAGAAACTAAGTTTGACTTTAAGCCATTATTAGCAGAAACTATTGCAGGTATTAGAACAGTTATTATTAAGCCTGATACTGACTTTGAAATCGCAAATTACGGTTTTGAAGTAAGTGATGCAATCACTAACTATTATGGAGAGAAACATGGTAATTGA